TGCCGCCGATCCAGGTCATGCCCGAGTCCCCATCAGGGCGGCGACGCAGGCCAGTGGACCAGAGGGCTGGAGGGGTGAGGGTCAGGATCAGCAGCGCGATGAGACCCGCGCCCAGGGCCAGCAGCAGCGCCACGTGACTCCAGGCGAAGGTCAGGCCCGTGACGACCGCCACGCCCAGCGCCAGCCACAGGCCCGAGCGGCGCGCGCTGCCCTGCACATGTTCCCGCTGGGGACGCGCGCGGCGCGGGTCCGGCCAGATGTCCGCCGGCGGCTGCTCCCCGAAGGTGCGGGCGTAGGCGTCCAGCGTCGCCTCGTACTGCGCGCGGAAGCGGGCCGCGTCGCCCGGCTGGCCGCTGCCGGGCTCGTGGTGCAGCGGCGCGGGCAGCAGCGGCGTCAGGCGCTCCCAGTAGTCGCGGGTGAACAGCAGGTGCAGGTGCCAGACCTCGTCCACGACCGCGGACGGCGTGACCGGCGCGCCCAGCGTGGACAGCAGCAGGAACCGGCGGTACTCCTGCGCGGCGCGCTGCGCGTAGGCGGGCGTCCAGCGCTGC
The Deinococcus sedimenti DNA segment above includes these coding regions:
- a CDS encoding glycine-rich domain-containing protein; translated protein: MSQERMSGQLNVTPNLPTLPLLPPLWDELRAYALPDGLLARVSREQRWTPAYAQRAAQEYRRFLLLSTLGAPVTPSAVVDEVWHLHLLFTRDYWERLTPLLPAPLHHEPGSGQPGDAARFRAQYEATLDAYARTFGEQPPADIWPDPRRARPQREHVQGSARRSGLWLALGVAVVTGLTFAWSHVALLLALGAGLIALLILTLTPPALWSTGLRRRPDGDSGMTWIGGTSGGGDCAPGSDSSCGGGGSSCGGGGCSS